From the Tribolium castaneum strain GA2 chromosome 2, icTriCast1.1, whole genome shotgun sequence genome, one window contains:
- the LOC659033 gene encoding leucine-rich repeat-containing protein 70 yields MARVRVVRWTWIVLAGLCALAICEVQQQCPARSEISPCSCTLKKNGLDILCEFTDQQHITSAMDKLKGREFVIFYLKLRHNNLRKLTGYIFLGLDIHHLTIHNSSLSTMEEMSLSSIGKMLTQLDVSQNSLTAVPSSAFASLHQLLILNMNHNKISVVHSKAFQGLDTLEILTLYENKITTIEDGAFVGLEKKLKRLNLGGNSLTEVPQKALSILDTLKKLEMQENRLTEIKEGDFEGLKNLDSLGLAHNKLRQVPSRVFSHLTVLNSLELDGNNIDTIDPEAFAGLEENLQYLRLGDNNIHTIPTEALKRLHRLRHLDLRSNNISYIAEDAFIGFGDSITFLNLQKNFIRTLTGLTFENLNSLETLNLQNNKLMHIGEDVMEPILDTLRVVDIMDNPLLCNCELQWYKNWLRSLKDKDDEMMQKKRTVCMMQQEHREYNLQNLPLGKMNCVIKSYDNSPSGSNRIGYGVASMVMSLWACLVRFV; encoded by the exons GTGCAGCAGCAGTGTCCAGCGCGTTCGGAGATCTCACCATGCTCGTGTACGTTAAAGAAAAACGGATTAGACATCCTCTGCGAGTTCACCGACCAGCAACACATAACTAGTGCCATGGATAAGTTAAAAGGAAGAGAATTTGTAATATTCTATTTGAAGCTTCGACACAACAACTTGCGCAAGTTGACCGGTTACATATTCCTCGGTTTGGATATCCATCACTTGACTATCCACAATAGCAGTTTATCAACTATGGAAGAGATGTCTTTGAGTTCGATTGGCAAAATGCTGACCCAACTCGATGTGTCCCAAAATAGCCTAACGGCCGTTCCATCTTCGGCCTTTGCGAGCCTGCACCAGCTCCTTATCTTGAACATGAACCACAACAAAATCAGTGTCGTGCATTCAAAGGCTTTTCAGGGACTAGACACTCTCGAAATACTCACTCTGTATGAAAACAAGATCACCACCATCGAAGACGGAGCTTTCGTCGGACTAGAAAA GAAGTTAAAAAGGTTGAATTTGGGTGGCAACAGCTTAACGGAAGTTCCGCAAAAAGCCCTCTCAATTCTCGACACGCTGAAAAAGCTGGAGATGCAAGAAAATCGCCTGACGGAAATTAAAGAAGGCGATTTTGAAG GTCTGAAAAATCTTGATTCGTTAGGATTGGCCCACAATAAGCTTAGGCAAGTTCCATCGAGAGTTTTCTCGCATCTCACAGTTTTGAATTCTTTGGAACTTGATGGGAACAATATTGACACGATCGATCCTGAAGCTTTTGCCGGACTTGAAG AAAATCTTCAATATTTGCGATTAGGAGACAACAACATTCACACTATTCCCACTGAAGCCCTAAAACGTCTCCACAGGCTCCGTCATTTGGACCTCCGATCAAACAATATCAGTTATATTGCAGAAGATGCCTTTATTGGCTTCGGAGATTCGATCACCTTTCttaatctacaaaaaaattt CATTCGCACCTTGACAGGACTAACTTTCGAGAACCTCAACTCTCTTGAAACCTTAAACTTGCAAAACAACAAACTAATGCACATCGGGGAGGACGTGATGGAGCCCATTTTGGACACTTTGCGCGTGGTCGATATTATGG ATAATCCCTTACTGTGCAACTGTGAGCTTCAATGGTACAAGAACTGGCTAAGGAGTTTGAAGGATAAAGACGATGAAATGATGCAGAAGAAGCGAACCGTGTGCATGATGCAACAAGAACACCGGGAGTATAACTTGCAAAATTTGCCTTTGGGAAAAATGAATTGCGTTATAAAGTCGTATGATAATTCGCCGAGCGGTTCTAACCGGATCGGTTACGGTGTTGCGTCGATGGTCATGAGCTTGTGGGCTTGTTTAGTGAGATtcgtttaa